In Synechococcus sp. A18-25c, a single window of DNA contains:
- the sufR gene encoding iron-sulfur cluster biosynthesis transcriptional regulator SufR → MGASAQAPTREATLTLLLRQGQVSASALAGQLNISVQAMRRHLRTLEDEGLVESSAVSAGPGRPSNQWRLTQQGHQHFPDGSETFAIDLLESMVTSLPAETLATLLNSQALHKADLYRRQLGDGSLEERIRILVQLRSNEGYVSEMVPATDGSGWCINEYHCSVQRIAEEHPAVCDQELQVIRMTFQDCQVERVHWRLESGHSCGFEIKPQANPLPQPKSDLHK, encoded by the coding sequence ATGGGCGCGTCCGCGCAAGCTCCCACACGTGAAGCGACGCTGACCCTGCTCCTGAGGCAGGGCCAAGTCAGTGCGTCTGCCCTTGCGGGTCAGCTGAATATCTCTGTGCAAGCCATGCGTAGGCATCTACGCACCCTCGAAGATGAAGGGTTGGTGGAATCAAGTGCGGTGTCAGCAGGGCCAGGACGTCCCTCCAACCAATGGCGACTCACGCAACAAGGGCATCAGCACTTTCCAGACGGCAGCGAAACCTTCGCCATCGACCTGCTGGAGTCAATGGTCACGAGTCTCCCAGCCGAAACCCTGGCCACGCTGCTCAACAGCCAGGCTCTGCATAAAGCGGACCTTTACAGACGTCAACTCGGCGATGGCTCCCTCGAAGAACGCATCCGCATCCTGGTTCAGTTGCGCAGCAACGAAGGGTATGTCAGCGAAATGGTGCCGGCCACCGACGGATCGGGGTGGTGCATCAATGAGTATCACTGTTCCGTCCAGCGGATTGCCGAAGAGCATCCAGCGGTCTGTGATCAGGAATTACAAGTGATTCGCATGACCTTTCAGGACTGCCAAGTGGAACGGGTTCACTGGCGATTGGAATCCGGACACTCCTGTGGATTTGAAATCAAACCCCAGGCCAATCCGCTCCCCCAGCCGAAGTCAGACCTTCACAAATGA
- a CDS encoding SufS family cysteine desulfurase, which produces MTLMQSAQSQADLGVLLARTRADFPILDQQASDGRPLVYLDHAATSQKPRQVLEALQRYYSADNANVHRGAHQLSARATESFEAARATTADFVGAASATEIVFTRNATEAINLVARTWGDANLREGDEVLLTLMEHHSNLVPWQQLSQRTGCVLRHVGVTETGELDLDDFQAKLSPRTRLMSLVHISNALGCCNPLDVIIPAAHAVGALVLVDACQSLAHKPINVASLDVDFLVGSSHKLCGPTGMGFLWARQSLLEEMPPFLGGGEMIQDVFLDHSTWASLPHKFEAGTPAIGEAVGMGAAIRYLQSIGLDTIQAWEAQLTGHLFERLRGIDGLRILGPTPDQQSGRGALATFLVEDVHANDIAAMLDLAGICIRSGHHCCQPLHRHYNVTGSARASLSFTSTVDEIDRFADELQSVIAFFREHA; this is translated from the coding sequence ATGACGCTGATGCAGTCAGCTCAGTCGCAGGCGGATCTCGGCGTCTTGCTGGCCCGGACCCGTGCCGATTTCCCGATCTTGGATCAGCAGGCTTCCGATGGCAGGCCGCTGGTTTATTTGGACCACGCTGCCACCAGCCAGAAGCCGCGTCAGGTGCTTGAGGCTCTGCAGCGTTACTACAGCGCCGACAACGCCAACGTGCACCGTGGTGCCCACCAGCTCAGTGCCAGGGCAACCGAATCGTTCGAGGCAGCCCGCGCGACAACCGCTGATTTCGTTGGTGCAGCCAGCGCCACTGAAATCGTGTTTACCCGCAATGCCACTGAGGCAATCAACCTTGTGGCGCGCACCTGGGGTGATGCCAATTTGCGCGAAGGCGATGAGGTGCTGCTCACGCTGATGGAGCACCACAGCAACCTAGTGCCTTGGCAGCAGCTGTCTCAGCGCACCGGTTGCGTGCTTCGTCACGTCGGCGTCACTGAGACCGGTGAGCTGGATCTCGATGATTTCCAAGCCAAGCTGAGCCCGCGAACCCGCCTGATGAGCCTTGTGCACATCAGCAATGCTCTGGGCTGTTGCAATCCGCTGGACGTGATCATTCCTGCGGCGCATGCCGTCGGCGCTTTGGTGCTCGTGGATGCCTGCCAGAGCCTGGCTCACAAGCCCATCAACGTGGCGTCTCTCGATGTTGATTTCCTTGTGGGCTCGTCCCACAAGCTCTGCGGACCTACGGGGATGGGCTTCCTGTGGGCACGGCAATCGCTTCTTGAAGAGATGCCGCCGTTCCTCGGCGGCGGCGAGATGATTCAGGATGTGTTCCTCGATCACAGCACCTGGGCGTCGCTCCCTCACAAGTTCGAGGCGGGAACACCAGCTATCGGTGAAGCTGTGGGTATGGGTGCCGCCATCCGTTATCTGCAGTCCATCGGGCTAGACACCATTCAGGCCTGGGAAGCCCAGCTCACGGGGCATTTGTTTGAACGCTTGCGGGGTATCGACGGACTGCGCATTCTTGGGCCGACTCCTGATCAGCAGTCCGGTCGCGGCGCCTTAGCCACCTTCCTGGTTGAGGACGTGCATGCCAATGACATCGCCGCCATGCTCGATCTGGCGGGCATTTGCATCCGCAGTGGTCATCACTGCTGCCAGCCTTTGCATCGCCATTACAACGTGACCGGTTCTGCGCGAGCGAGCCTCAGTTTCACCAGCACGGTGGATGAGATTGATCGCTTTGCGGACGAACTTCAGAGCGTGATCGCGTTTTTCCGCGAACACGCCTGA
- the sufC gene encoding Fe-S cluster assembly ATPase SufC yields the protein MIRSDAELLLDITDLHASVDDKPILKGVNLQVRAGEIHAVMGRNGSGKSTLSKVLAGHPAYRVTAGTVRYRGEDLFDLEPEDRARLGIFLGFQYPVEIPGVSNLEFLRVSTNARRDKQGQEELDTFDFEDHVREKLNVVQMDPAFLERSVNEGFSGGEKKRNEILQMALLEPVVSILDETDSGLDIDALRIVAGGVNQLATPDNATLLITHYQRLLGEITPDYVHVMAAGRILRTGGRELALELEETGYDWVDQELAAQGVA from the coding sequence GTGATTCGTTCAGACGCCGAGTTGCTCCTTGATATCACCGACCTGCATGCTTCGGTTGACGACAAGCCCATCCTCAAGGGCGTCAATTTGCAGGTGCGAGCCGGCGAAATTCATGCCGTGATGGGGCGCAACGGCAGCGGCAAAAGCACGTTGTCGAAAGTTCTCGCAGGTCATCCCGCCTACCGTGTAACTGCTGGAACTGTGCGTTATCGCGGCGAGGACCTTTTTGACTTGGAGCCTGAAGATCGTGCCCGCCTGGGTATCTTTCTTGGTTTCCAATATCCAGTGGAAATTCCGGGCGTCAGCAACCTTGAATTTCTACGCGTCTCCACCAATGCTCGGCGTGATAAGCAGGGGCAAGAAGAACTCGACACCTTCGATTTTGAAGATCATGTGCGCGAGAAGCTCAACGTGGTCCAGATGGACCCAGCCTTCTTGGAGCGCAGTGTGAATGAAGGCTTCTCCGGCGGCGAGAAGAAGCGCAACGAGATTCTTCAGATGGCTCTTCTTGAGCCTGTGGTGTCAATCCTTGATGAAACGGATTCCGGCCTCGATATCGATGCTCTCCGCATCGTCGCCGGGGGTGTGAATCAGCTGGCGACGCCCGACAACGCCACGCTGTTGATCACCCACTACCAGCGTCTACTCGGTGAGATCACTCCGGATTATGTGCATGTGATGGCAGCGGGTCGAATCCTGCGCACCGGTGGTCGTGAGCTGGCACTCGAGCTCGAGGAAACCGGATACGACTGGGTGGATCAGGAACTGGCTGCTCAGGGGGTGGCCTGA
- the sufB gene encoding Fe-S cluster assembly protein SufB — translation MTSTSTRDLVSKPYKYGFVTDIETDKIAKGLSEEVVRLISKKKEEPDFLLQFRLKAFRHWLTLEEPDWAELGYDPIDYQDIVYYAAPKQQEKKTSLDEVDPKLLETFDKLGIPLSEQKRLSNVAVDAVFDSVSIATTYKEKLAEHGVVFCSFSEAVKEHPELIERYLGTVVPSNDNYFSALNSAVFSDGSFVFIPKGVECPMELSTYFRINSGDTGQFERTLIVAEEGASVSYLEGCTAPMFDTNQLHAAVVELVALDDASIKYSTVQNWYAGDENGVGGIYNFVTKRGQCRGDRSRISWTQVETGSAITWKYPSCLLQGADSVGEFYSVALTNNRQQADTGTKMVHIGPRTRSTIVSKGISAGQSSNSYRGLVQMGPKAKGARNYSQCDSMLIGDQAAANTYPYIRSQQPQAAIEHEASTCRISEDQLFYLQSRGIGFEEAVSMMVSGFCRDVFNQLPMEFAAEADKLLALKLEGSVG, via the coding sequence ATGACATCCACCTCCACCCGTGATCTCGTCAGCAAGCCGTACAAATATGGCTTTGTCACGGACATCGAGACCGACAAGATCGCCAAAGGTCTCAGCGAGGAGGTGGTGCGTCTGATCTCCAAGAAAAAGGAGGAACCTGATTTTCTTCTTCAATTCCGCCTGAAGGCCTTCCGGCACTGGTTGACCCTTGAAGAGCCGGATTGGGCTGAGTTGGGTTATGACCCAATCGATTATCAAGACATCGTTTATTACGCAGCTCCCAAGCAGCAGGAGAAAAAAACCAGCCTCGATGAAGTGGATCCCAAGCTTTTGGAAACCTTTGACAAGCTCGGTATTCCGCTGAGCGAGCAGAAGCGTCTGAGCAACGTGGCCGTGGATGCTGTCTTCGACAGCGTCTCGATTGCCACCACTTACAAGGAGAAATTGGCAGAGCACGGGGTGGTCTTTTGCTCCTTCAGTGAAGCCGTGAAAGAGCACCCCGAGCTGATTGAGCGTTATCTCGGGACTGTTGTTCCTAGCAATGACAACTATTTTTCCGCACTGAATTCTGCCGTTTTCAGTGACGGATCCTTCGTCTTTATCCCAAAGGGTGTGGAATGCCCGATGGAGCTTTCCACCTATTTCAGGATCAATTCAGGGGATACCGGTCAGTTTGAGCGCACTTTGATCGTTGCAGAAGAAGGTGCGTCGGTGAGCTACTTAGAAGGCTGCACCGCTCCGATGTTTGACACCAACCAGCTGCACGCGGCGGTGGTGGAACTCGTGGCTCTTGATGATGCGTCGATCAAATACTCCACGGTTCAGAACTGGTATGCCGGTGATGAAAATGGTGTTGGCGGCATCTACAACTTTGTGACCAAACGTGGCCAGTGCCGTGGTGATCGAAGCCGGATCAGCTGGACACAGGTGGAAACTGGGTCTGCCATCACTTGGAAATATCCCAGCTGTCTTCTTCAGGGTGCCGATTCCGTCGGAGAGTTCTATTCCGTGGCACTCACCAACAATCGTCAGCAGGCTGATACCGGAACAAAAATGGTTCACATTGGTCCCCGAACCCGCTCCACGATCGTGAGCAAGGGCATCAGTGCTGGGCAATCGAGCAATAGCTACCGGGGTCTGGTGCAGATGGGGCCGAAAGCCAAGGGTGCTCGCAACTACAGCCAGTGCGATTCGATGCTCATCGGCGATCAAGCTGCCGCCAACACTTACCCCTACATCCGTTCGCAGCAGCCTCAGGCTGCGATCGAACATGAGGCCAGCACCTGCCGCATCTCTGAAGATCAGCTGTTTTATCTCCAAAGTCGAGGCATCGGTTTTGAGGAGGCGGTTTCGATGATGGTGAGCGGCTTTTGCCGGGATGTGTTCAATCAGCTTCCAATGGAATTTGCTGCTGAAGCCGATAAGTTGTTGGCGCTCAAGCTTGAGGGTTCTGTGGGCTGA
- the sufD gene encoding Fe-S cluster assembly protein SufD codes for MANSVLAPVQERGRAALERLGLPTRRQEPWRLTDLKRLECMAALPLSADASDGSLPFSADGVLRLVLNGQANPLEGLTLPPGISVLSEAELKQALGHTLDRCGCAEAWPVEFNHARSRQVLALRIRGSVPPLEVVLTGGDGLTATRVLLLLEEKASLDLLEVVLADGTNAHSHVIEVHLGQESQLRHGFLAMSSGAASLLTHCAVEQEPRSRYAFTSVVQGWSLGRLEPRVVQVDGQATTTIKGLAVTSAEQQLATHTSVSFNGPEGELDQLQKCLAADRSHTIFNGAINVPREAQRTNAAQLSRNLLLSDRARVDTKPELEIVADDVRCAHGATVSQLQEDELFYLQSRGIGAADAAALLLRGACQEIIGQLPEAAQVWSPLERVMEGLSS; via the coding sequence ATGGCCAACAGTGTGCTCGCACCAGTCCAAGAACGCGGTCGTGCGGCCCTCGAACGGTTGGGCCTGCCAACCCGTCGGCAGGAGCCCTGGCGACTGACCGACCTGAAGCGGCTTGAGTGCATGGCGGCGTTGCCGCTCAGTGCAGATGCCAGTGATGGATCATTGCCGTTCAGTGCTGATGGCGTGTTGCGTCTCGTTCTGAATGGTCAGGCCAACCCTCTTGAGGGTTTGACCTTGCCGCCCGGCATCAGCGTCCTCTCCGAAGCAGAGCTCAAACAGGCTCTCGGGCATACGCTCGACCGCTGTGGCTGCGCCGAGGCTTGGCCTGTGGAGTTCAACCACGCCAGAAGCCGTCAGGTGCTGGCTCTGCGCATTCGTGGTTCGGTTCCACCGCTTGAAGTCGTGCTGACCGGTGGCGATGGACTCACAGCGACGCGCGTGCTCCTTTTGCTTGAAGAGAAAGCCTCGCTCGATCTGTTGGAGGTGGTGCTCGCAGATGGGACCAACGCTCACAGCCACGTGATCGAAGTCCATCTGGGTCAGGAATCCCAATTGCGACACGGCTTCCTCGCGATGTCTAGCGGAGCCGCCTCTCTGTTGACTCATTGCGCTGTGGAGCAAGAGCCCCGCAGCCGCTATGCCTTCACGTCGGTGGTGCAGGGCTGGTCGCTCGGCCGGTTGGAACCGCGCGTCGTTCAGGTGGATGGACAGGCCACCACCACCATCAAAGGGTTGGCAGTCACAAGCGCAGAGCAGCAGCTCGCCACCCACACATCGGTGAGTTTCAACGGCCCTGAAGGCGAGCTGGATCAACTGCAGAAATGTCTGGCGGCCGATCGTTCGCACACCATTTTCAACGGTGCCATCAACGTTCCTCGCGAAGCGCAGCGCACCAATGCCGCTCAGCTCAGCCGCAATCTTCTTCTCTCCGATCGCGCCAGAGTCGACACCAAGCCTGAACTAGAAATCGTTGCTGACGATGTGCGCTGCGCTCATGGCGCGACGGTCTCGCAACTTCAAGAAGACGAGCTCTTCTATCTCCAGAGTCGAGGCATCGGTGCTGCTGACGCCGCAGCATTGCTTTTGCGTGGAGCCTGCCAGGAGATCATCGGGCAGCTGCCGGAAGCGGCCCAGGTCTGGAGCCCGCTGGAGCGGGTCATGGAAGGACTGAGCTCATGA
- a CDS encoding DUF4912 domain-containing protein: protein MTQAITSLARMTLRQLRQMASDLGVTLYSRKSKEDLVSAIAERQERRGGDLKAIEAELTPPALSQATTRVVFLPRDPQWAYVFWEISDSDRRRAQAEGAAHLSLRLADVTGLQDGSSHPHTLQEVPVDSHSTEWYLPVPLCDRDYRVELGFRSGSNWISLAFSSVARVPALHPSDQILDQFVPFSLEAAAPAPAPVAPPAEPSDSGLHERLYQSATTHFRSRRVGSEVLHEQDSMAGDQRGLSDSGAGLWASGRNESGLGGVAPRQRTFWLVADAELIVYGATDPSACLTIGGEEVPLSDEGTFRIQVPFRDGEQMYAIEATAADGEQKRNITLNFERVTPEDNSNPASEAKAEWF from the coding sequence GTGACGCAAGCCATCACATCCCTCGCCCGCATGACCCTGCGTCAGCTGCGTCAGATGGCTAGCGATCTAGGCGTCACTCTCTACAGCCGCAAGAGCAAAGAAGACTTGGTCTCAGCGATTGCTGAGCGGCAAGAACGTCGTGGTGGCGACCTCAAGGCCATTGAAGCTGAACTCACACCACCCGCCCTGTCTCAAGCGACCACCCGTGTGGTGTTCCTCCCCAGGGATCCCCAATGGGCCTACGTGTTTTGGGAAATTTCAGACAGCGATCGCCGTCGTGCTCAAGCCGAAGGCGCCGCGCACCTCAGCCTCCGCCTCGCAGACGTCACTGGCCTACAGGACGGTTCGTCTCACCCGCACACTCTCCAGGAGGTCCCCGTCGATAGTCACAGCACCGAGTGGTATTTGCCTGTCCCTCTGTGCGACCGCGACTACCGCGTTGAACTTGGTTTTCGTTCCGGCAGCAACTGGATCTCCTTGGCCTTCTCCTCAGTGGCCCGCGTCCCCGCCTTGCACCCCAGCGATCAGATTCTCGATCAGTTCGTTCCCTTCAGCCTCGAAGCGGCAGCCCCCGCTCCCGCGCCAGTCGCCCCGCCCGCCGAGCCCAGCGACAGCGGTCTGCACGAGCGTCTCTATCAGAGTGCGACCACCCACTTCCGCAGCCGCAGGGTGGGTTCCGAAGTGCTGCATGAGCAAGACTCCATGGCGGGTGACCAGCGCGGACTGAGCGATTCCGGCGCTGGACTCTGGGCCAGCGGACGCAACGAATCAGGTCTGGGTGGTGTCGCCCCTCGCCAGCGCACCTTCTGGTTAGTGGCTGACGCCGAGCTGATCGTTTACGGCGCCACTGATCCCTCGGCATGCCTCACCATCGGCGGCGAAGAAGTTCCCCTTTCTGACGAAGGTACCTTCCGCATTCAGGTGCCCTTCCGCGACGGCGAGCAGATGTACGCCATCGAAGCCACAGCTGCCGATGGCGAACAGAAGCGCAACATCACCTTGAATTTCGAGCGCGTGACACCGGAAGACAACAGCAATCCCGCCAGCGAAGCCAAAGCTGAGTGGTTCTGA
- a CDS encoding phycobiliprotein lyase has translation MTLDIPDAPTFFRLSCGSWRSQRSVHHLLHRRAEAGGSLIVVDDLEIDDPRLLEMARQHGQNPDRIIGGSHVRWSASMAWDRDGDAHDGETCFALIGDSASARSGTMLRDQGYAEKSPATSTFSMDDRDGLILCTSYEMMTVWERFSFSGVDVRIRSSTVEGLSNNASFCVETRLKEDGSSGGTAPSTAVHSPFGW, from the coding sequence ATGACCCTGGACATCCCCGATGCGCCGACCTTTTTCCGCCTGAGCTGCGGCAGCTGGCGATCCCAACGCAGCGTGCACCACCTGCTGCACCGTCGCGCCGAGGCCGGCGGATCTCTGATCGTTGTGGACGACCTGGAGATCGACGATCCACGGCTGCTGGAGATGGCCCGTCAGCACGGCCAAAACCCAGATCGGATCATCGGAGGAAGCCATGTGCGCTGGAGCGCTTCCATGGCCTGGGATCGCGACGGAGATGCCCACGACGGTGAGACCTGTTTTGCCTTGATCGGCGACAGCGCGTCCGCACGATCGGGAACCATGCTCAGAGACCAGGGCTATGCAGAAAAATCTCCTGCCACATCCACGTTCAGCATGGACGACAGGGATGGCCTGATTCTCTGCACGAGCTACGAGATGATGACCGTTTGGGAGCGCTTCAGCTTTTCGGGAGTCGATGTGCGGATTCGCTCCAGCACGGTGGAAGGTCTGTCCAACAACGCGTCCTTCTGCGTTGAGACCCGATTGAAGGAAGACGGCTCAAGCGGGGGAACTGCTCCGTCAACAGCTGTGCATTCGCCGTTCGGATGGTGA
- a CDS encoding phycobilisome rod-core linker polypeptide, whose amino-acid sequence MALPLLQYAPTTQNNRVAPIRVASDENERSLQMDIAMDADNVETVIESAYRQVFFHAFKSDRDAFLESQLRNGQITVRDFIRGLCLSDTFKRTFYGFNSNYKVVRHLVQKILGRKTHGQSEEISWSIVIASQGIEGMVDALLDSEEYLSAFGYDTVPYQRNRVLPGRDLGETPFNITTPRYDEYYRGILGFPKIVFTGKAKALPERANRKRGGYTEDYLPWVRGMASGMGASPTGSADIDYLSKVPFRSIGR is encoded by the coding sequence GTGGCTCTTCCTCTCCTGCAGTACGCACCGACCACGCAAAACAATCGCGTTGCTCCCATCCGCGTCGCATCCGACGAGAACGAACGTTCTCTGCAGATGGATATCGCGATGGACGCTGACAACGTTGAGACGGTCATCGAGTCGGCGTACCGCCAGGTGTTCTTTCACGCGTTCAAGAGCGACCGCGACGCCTTCCTGGAATCCCAGCTTCGGAACGGTCAGATCACGGTCCGCGATTTCATTCGTGGGCTCTGCCTCTCTGACACCTTCAAGCGGACTTTCTACGGTTTCAACTCCAACTACAAGGTGGTGCGCCACCTTGTGCAGAAAATCCTCGGCCGCAAGACCCACGGCCAATCGGAAGAGATTTCCTGGTCCATCGTGATTGCCTCCCAAGGCATCGAAGGCATGGTCGATGCCTTGCTCGACAGCGAGGAATACTTGAGCGCCTTCGGTTACGACACGGTGCCTTATCAGCGCAATCGCGTACTGCCTGGCCGTGATCTCGGCGAAACCCCTTTCAACATCACCACGCCTCGCTACGACGAGTACTACCGGGGAATCCTGGGCTTCCCGAAGATCGTCTTTACCGGCAAAGCCAAGGCTCTGCCCGAGCGCGCCAATCGCAAGCGCGGCGGATATACCGAGGACTACCTCCCCTGGGTCCGCGGCATGGCCTCCGGGATGGGTGCGTCACCGACCGGCAGCGCCGATATCGATTACCTCTCCAAGGTCCCGTTCCGCAGCATCGGCCGCTGA
- a CDS encoding phospholipase D-like domain-containing protein, protein MGPRACPPKAASIVASTLSFLLLSCSQPGEVVGHGSEPLPRPKGIALHFNHRDSSRYRHPLTGEWRNGDNLEQALIAQIKSAEHELLVAVQELSLPAIAEALVQASQNGVKVHVVLENTYSTPWTELHPTDLPARGRQRLHQLQKLADRNRDGQLSAEERMRGDAVAILKRGGVPIIDDTEDGSRGSGLMHHKFIVVDQRRVVTGSANFTSSGLHGDVGAPNSRGNVNHLLSIDSMDLAAIFREEFELMWGDGPSGLNNSRFGRGKERRGPQVASIDGIRVEVLFPPHSPQDPEHGLNLIGRTLAKARQTIDMALFVFSAQSLTDVLTERHNAGVAIRLLADPGFASRFFSEVLDLLGLALPDRFCKLEAGNQPLTTPLKNIGTPLLARGDKLHHKFAVIDNKTVITGSFNWSPSAAHTNDETLLVIHSPKLAAHFTREMNRMWRSAELGITLRMQRKLERQQALCGSGEQRGEITSDP, encoded by the coding sequence ATGGGCCCAAGAGCATGCCCGCCGAAAGCGGCATCGATTGTGGCTTCGACGCTGTCTTTTTTGTTGTTGAGCTGCAGCCAGCCCGGTGAGGTGGTGGGACATGGAAGCGAGCCACTTCCAAGACCCAAGGGAATTGCGCTGCACTTCAACCACCGCGACAGCAGCCGCTACCGCCATCCGCTCACGGGGGAATGGCGCAATGGCGACAACCTCGAACAGGCGTTGATCGCACAGATCAAAAGCGCCGAGCACGAACTGCTCGTGGCCGTTCAAGAGCTGTCATTGCCCGCCATCGCTGAGGCCTTGGTGCAGGCCAGCCAGAACGGAGTGAAGGTTCACGTGGTTCTGGAGAACACTTACAGCACGCCCTGGACCGAGCTGCACCCCACGGACCTGCCGGCCCGTGGCCGTCAACGCCTGCATCAACTCCAAAAGCTCGCCGATCGCAACCGTGACGGCCAACTGAGCGCTGAAGAACGGATGCGAGGTGATGCCGTTGCCATCCTGAAGCGCGGCGGTGTACCGATCATCGACGACACCGAAGACGGCAGTCGCGGGAGCGGCCTGATGCACCACAAATTCATCGTGGTGGACCAACGGCGTGTCGTGACAGGAAGCGCCAACTTCACCAGTTCGGGATTGCATGGTGATGTCGGTGCCCCGAATAGCCGGGGCAACGTGAATCATCTCCTCAGCATCGACAGCATGGATCTGGCTGCGATATTCCGCGAGGAGTTCGAACTCATGTGGGGTGACGGACCCTCAGGGCTGAACAACAGCCGCTTCGGTCGAGGGAAAGAGCGGCGAGGCCCACAGGTCGCAAGCATCGACGGCATCAGGGTGGAAGTGCTGTTCCCACCCCATTCCCCACAGGATCCGGAGCATGGCTTGAACCTGATTGGCCGAACGCTGGCCAAAGCACGACAAACCATCGACATGGCCTTGTTCGTGTTCTCAGCGCAGTCACTGACCGACGTGCTCACTGAGCGCCACAACGCCGGCGTGGCGATCCGATTGCTGGCTGATCCCGGTTTTGCCAGCCGCTTCTTTTCAGAGGTCCTGGACCTGCTGGGACTGGCACTGCCAGACCGTTTCTGCAAACTCGAAGCTGGCAATCAACCCCTGACTACACCGTTAAAGAACATCGGCACCCCGCTCCTCGCGCGTGGCGACAAACTGCACCACAAGTTCGCCGTGATCGACAACAAAACGGTGATCACCGGGAGCTTCAATTGGTCGCCATCTGCAGCACACACCAACGATGAAACCCTGCTGGTGATCCACTCACCGAAGCTTGCTGCGCATTTCACCCGTGAAATGAATCGAATGTGGCGCAGTGCTGAGCTGGGGATCACTCTGCGAATGCAGCGCAAGTTGGAGCGTCAGCAAGCGCTGTGCGGCAGTGGAGAGCAAAGGGGAGAAATCACCTCAGATCCATGA
- a CDS encoding ferredoxin-thioredoxin reductase catalytic domain-containing protein, translating into MTESPAGNQEPTAESLEVIRKFAETYAQRTGTYFCSDPGVTSVVLKGLARHKDELGGALCPCRHYEDKQAEVSQAFWNCPCVPMRERKDCHCMLFLTEDNPFRGEEQTITTETIHATAG; encoded by the coding sequence ATGACTGAGTCCCCTGCGGGCAACCAAGAACCGACCGCGGAGAGCCTTGAAGTGATCCGCAAGTTTGCTGAAACCTATGCCCAGCGGACAGGCACCTATTTCTGCAGCGATCCCGGTGTGACGTCCGTGGTGCTGAAAGGACTTGCGCGCCACAAAGATGAGCTGGGAGGTGCGCTGTGCCCCTGCCGCCATTACGAGGACAAACAGGCCGAGGTATCGCAGGCCTTCTGGAATTGCCCCTGCGTGCCGATGCGAGAGCGCAAGGATTGCCATTGCATGCTCTTCCTCACTGAGGACAACCCGTTCCGTGGTGAGGAGCAGACGATCACCACCGAAACCATCCATGCCACTGCAGGCTGA